One window of Electrophorus electricus isolate fEleEle1 chromosome 24, fEleEle1.pri, whole genome shotgun sequence genomic DNA carries:
- the sephs3 gene encoding selenide, water dikinase 3, translating to MSGSCPPTPPVDSCGGYAAFYPAGYQALHPEDHGLDRVFRLTAFSDMKGUGCKVPQETLLKLLQGLEPDRQTGEDGGPGTGTEDESSEFGQLASVPHGPRLGIGMDSCVIPLRHGGLSLIQTTDFFYPLVEDPYMMGRIACANVLSDLYAMGITECDNMLMLLSVSQKMNDKEREQVMPLMMKGFRDAAEEGGTSVTGGQTVINPWIIIGGVATVVCQPSDFIMPDGAIPGDVLVLTKPLGTQVAVNAHQWLDNPEKWNKIKLVISKDEVEHAYQEAMLNMATLNRTAAALMHKFNAHAATDITGFGIIGHARNLAKQQRNDVAFVIHNLPIISKMAAVSKAGGNLFGLLQGTSSETSGGLLICLPREQAARFCAEMKASRASASCARAQEGTAGDGQQAWIIGIVEKGTRCARIIDKPRIIEVPYRGAVAATQEGNSHGASPPEAQAALA from the exons ATGTCTGGTTCCTGTCCGCCAACGCCGCCGGTCGATTCGTGCGGAGGATATGCAGCCTTTTACCCGGCCGGCTACCAGGCTCTTCACCCTGAAGACCACGGCCTAGACCGGGTCTTTCGGCTCACGGCCTTTTCCGATATGAAAGGATGAGGCTGTAAAGTCCCGCAGGAGACTCTGCTCAAACTCCTGCAGGGACTGGAGCCCGATCGCCAGACGGGAGAGGATGGTGGCCCGGGGACGGGTACCGAAGACGAGTCTTCTGAATTCGGACAACTTGCTTCGGTTCCTCATGGCCCCCGATTAG GTATTGGAATGGACTCTTGTGTTATCCCTTTGAGGCATGGAGGTTTGTCCCTGATCCAGACCACAGATTTCTTTTACCCTTTAGTCGAAGATCCATATATGATG GGTCGTATAGCCTGTGCGAATGTGCTGAGTGATCTGTATGCCATGGGCATTACTGAGTGCGACAAcatgctgatgttactgagTGTCAGTCAGAAGATGAATGATAAG GAGAGGGAGCAGGTGATGCCATTAATGATGAAGGGCTTCCGTGATGCGGCTGAAGAGGGCGGGACTTCAGTAACCGGTGGCCAGACCGTCATCAACCCCTGGATCATCATAGGGGGTGTGGCCACTGTGGTTTGCCAGCCCAGTGACTTTATCAT GCCAGATGGCGCCATACCAGGTGATGTGCTGGTTCTCACCAAACCCCTTGGAACCCAAGTAGCTGTCAATGCCCATCAGTGGTTGGACAAT CCAGAAAAATGGAACAAGATCAAGCTGGTGATCTCAAAGGATGAGGTGGAACACGCTTATCAGGAGGCCATGCTTAACATGGCTACTCTCAACCGCACTG CCGCCGCACTAATGCACAAGTTCAACGCACATGCTGCCACTGACATCACAGGCTTTGGGATCATCGGGCACGCACGGAACCTTGCTAAGCAGCAGCGCAACGACGTGGCCTTCGTCATCCACAACCTGCCCATCATCTCTAAGATGGCCGCTGTCAGCAAGGCCGGCGGGAACCTGTTCGGTCTGCTGCAGGGGACCTCGTCGGAGACCTCAG GTGGCCTGTTGATCTGCCTGCCACGCGAGCAGGCGGCGCGCTTCTGCGCCGAGATGAAGGCGAGCCGGGCGAGCGCGTCGTGTGCGCGGGCTCAGGAGGGCACCGCCGGCGACGGCCAGCAGGCCTGGATCATCGGCATTGTGGAGAAGGGCACGCGCTGCGCCCGCATCATCGACAAGCCGCGCATCATCGAGGTGCCGTATCGAGGCGCGGTGGCTGCCACCCAGGAGGGCAACAGTCACGGTGCCAGTCCCCCCGAGGCGCAGGCTGCCCTGGCTTAG